In Stomoxys calcitrans chromosome 2, idStoCalc2.1, whole genome shotgun sequence, the following proteins share a genomic window:
- the LOC131994816 gene encoding uncharacterized protein LOC131994816 — protein MSLEEFIRLADNLVEFEAALNANELPVSSLCLLETHRDEAKSIWSRLKMSYEKCLVDISTEKKDDGGVVLEIESVKEKYKTSYCTYCRCISKLTETIQTFSSPVSPTIPNTNPSFNLPPIELNIFHGDFKSWPTFRDLYTAICIQNSKLSPVEKLFHLSQKTKGEAHEIVSKSPLTNEGFRTAWTNLCARYDNKRVLINEQLKTLFGLSAIHSETAASLKKLQRDINSCISTLRNHQIDTDSWNPIFIFLCSNCLPDSTLTLWEQTLNDKTTIPKWSDFDDFLTNRHRTLESVSEIRGSKEHSSTNTGPKSKTNGNNKSNSGKVRTFQAQVNPTTCKLCPKEVHVIRKCPKFLDMNYNQRLTEIKRHNLCLNCFSSAHIVKDCKSKHSCYKCGKRHNTLLHREADQQKGPTAPSFNTNQTPRNDLLPPPFVPHPSTISNLQSTGSTGNVVQSCFATNSKGVLLGTTLVRILHSGEIYRARALLDTGSEGSFISERLSNMLRLPTKRVSATISGLNHSISAAVQKKCCFAIGSEIDDDFELIVSALVVPHLSNNLPSNTIDVQSLSDLPPLQLADPRFYESAKIDLLLGADVFPSIILSRNRNNICGSLMAQETVFGWILTGPISSRTLSSFSTHVSFFCEISLDKEISRFWEVENIPQKRVLSQDDRFCEELYQRTTKRNLEGRYVVSLPFKQDYPDKLCLGQSKSNAMAQFFRNEGRLLRNPELKKEYDNSLIEYLSLDHMTQVVPGSISQSSYYLPHHAVVKPERTTTKVRVVFNASSPSSNGVSLNDVLYTGPVLQNDLTVLILKWRFYRFVLNGDIQKMYRQILVNPSHIPFQRILFRTSQNDPIQEFELKTVTFGLNCAPYLAIRTMIQLANDVQERYPLASRILRECMYVDDALLGAHSIETAIDARDELIQALHSAGFEMRKWISNSKTILDGLPSDYLLRTDFLEFEDRSSAKTLGIHWNAHSDEFFFSTTQFPSDCSYSKREVLSQIAKLFDPAGWLSPIIIVAKIIMQRIWMDHIEWDEVISPEPLSMWKSFQANYSNIDNMRIPRWFGYAPEGIIEFHGFSDASEKAYAAAIYIRVLYPNSVITHLISSKTKVAPLKTLSIPRLELCGATLLAEMVDNLLPQFDIQDYSLFCWTDSTIVLSWLAKPPCCWNTFVANRVSRITQVVDPSKWSHVESEHNPADLASRGTYPSELINSKLWWNGPTWLSKDSKHWPKNTTKEIEETDLEKKPIKVHFTYFQNFDDVLERFSSFSRALRVIAYVYRFYFNTHPKFRSNYHRSDNKITNSEILFVRKQLISIYQKAFYPNEYMVLSSKKTIPSTSPLLSLNPFVDAEGIMRVCGRLELSPMLSYNERHPILLPYNCQYSRLLIQFIHQISLHGGNQLVLRLVRTQYWIPKVQNLIKTTIHRCKTCIIYKKKFQQQMMAALPPERCEISRPFTHTGLDFSGPFEMKSYAGRCCRISKAYVCVFVCFSTKAIHLETTSDLSTSSFLAAFSRFISRRGCPLHLHSDNGTTFVGASRIMAKEFIQTSHKAITSNYAHQNLTWHFIPPGAPHMGGLWEAGVKSFKQHFKKTIGLQKFTFEEFQTLLSKIEACLNSRPISPSSQNPTDLAALTPGHFLIGSPILAPLEPEISQTRISIQNRWQRLKTFHQIFCVRWKNEYLKELQKRHKWKKPTEDLKEQMLVVIKEENLPPNSWRLGRITKVHRGDDKRVRVADILTQKGTITRPITKLVVISDEIS, from the coding sequence ATGTCGTTGGAGGAATTTATACGATTGGCCGACAACTTGGTCGAGTTTGAGGCCGCTTTGAATGCGAATGAACTGCCTGTTTCATCGCTTTGTCTTCTTGAGACCCATAGGGATGAAGCAAAGTCTATTTGGTCTCGCCTGAAGATGTCTTACGAGAAATGTCTTGTCGATATATCTACTGAGAAGAAAGATGATGGTGGGGTAGTTCTGGAGATCGAGTCCGTTAAGGAGAAATATAAGACTTCGTACTGTACATACTGCCGTTGCATCTCCAAACTGACCGAGACTATTCAGACATTCTCCTCCCCAGTTTCGCCTACAATTCCTAATACCAATCCGAGTTTCAATTTGCCTCCGATAGAATTGAATATTTTCCACGGTGATTTCAAATCATGGCCGACCTTCCGGGACTTATACACGGCGATTTGCATACAAAACTCCAAATTGAGTCCAGTGGAGAAGTTGTTTCATTTGTCGCAGAAGACGAAAGGCGAGGCACATGAAATTGTGTCCAAAAGCCCACTTACTAATGAGGGTTTCAGAACAGCTTGGACAAATTTATGCGCCCGGTATGACAACAAGCGAGTTCTCATTAATGAACAGCTGAAGACATTGTTCGGTCTTTCTGCCATCCATTCGGAAACGGCAGCTTCTCTCAAGAAGTTACAGAGGGATATCAATTCATGTATATCCACTTTGAGAAATCATCAGATCGATACCGACAGTTGGAATCCGATTTTCATCTTTCTTTGCTCAAATTGCCTTCCCGACTCCACCCTGACGCTTTGGGAACAGACCTTGAATGATAAGACCACCATTCCCAagtggtccgattttgatgatttcCTGACCAATCGGCATAGAACTTTGGAATCAGTTTCCGAAATCAGAGGTTCCAAGGAGCATTCCTCTACGAATACCGGTCCCAAATCCAAGACTAACGGCAACAATAAATCCAATTCAGGTAAAGTGCGGACGTTTCAAGCGCAGGTCAATCCGACCACTTGCAAGCTTTGTCCCAAAGAGGTCCACGTTATCAGAAAATGTCCAAAGTTTCTCGACATGAATTATAATCAAAGATTGACCGAGATTAAAAGACATAACTTGTGCTTAAATTGTTTTTCTAGTGCGCATATAGTCAAGGACTGCAAGAGTAAGCACTCCTGCTACAAATGCGGCAAGCGCCATAATACTCTGCTACATAGAGAAGCTGATCAACAAAAGGGCCCTACTGCACCGTCTTTCAATACCaatcagacaccaaggaatgatCTACTTCCTCCACCGTTTGTACCACACCCTTCTACTATATCCAATCTACAGTCCACAGGTTCGACAGGTAATGTGGTTCAAAGTTGTTTTGCTACAAATTCTAAAGGTGTGTTATTGGGGACGACTTTAGTAAGAATTCTTCACTCGGGCGAGATATATAGAGCTCGGGCCCTCCTTGATACGGGTTCCGAGGGGTCATTCATTTCGGAGAGGCTTTCCAATATGCTTCGACTTCCAACCAAGCGTGTCTCGGCTACAATTTCTGGTTTGAATCATTCTATTTCAGCGGCGGTCCAAAAGAAATGTTGCTTTGCTATAGGTTCGGAGATAGATGATGACTTTGAGCTCATCGTATCGGCATTGGTGGTCCCCCATCTTTCCAACAATCTCCCTTCCAATACTATAGATGTGCAATCTCTGTCGGATTTACCACCGCTTCAACTGGCCGATCCTCGGTTTTATGAGAGCGCAAAGATTGACTTACTTTTGGGAGCAGATGTCTTTCCTTCTATAATTTTATCCAGAAACCGAAATAATATTTGTGGTTCCTTAATGGCTCAGGAGACTGTATTTGGATGGATCCTGACCGGCCCCATTTCGTCGAGAACACTTTCGTCCTTTTCAACTCACGTAtcgtttttttgtgaaatttcttTAGATAAAGAGATTTCACGCTTTTGGGAGGTGGAAAATATTCCACAGAAGCGTGTTTTATCCCAGGACGATAGATTTTGTGAAGAATTATATCAGAGGACAACGAAGAGGAATCTCGAAGGGAGATACGTGGTTTCATTGCCATTTAAACAAGACTATCCCGATAAGTTGTGTCTTGGACAATCCAAGTCTAACGCAATGGCTCAATTCTTTCGCAATGAAGGACGCCTCCTTCGAAATCCTGAGTTGAAAAAGGAATATGATAACTCCTTGATAGAATATCTCTCTTTAGATCATATGACCCAGGTAGTTCCCGGTTCTATTTCTCAATCATCCTACTATTTACCTCATCACGCTGTGGTAAAGCCTGAAAGGACAACTACCAAGGTTCGAGTAGTGTTCAATGCATCCTCTCCTTCTTCCAACGGCGTTAGTTTGAATGATGTCCTCTACACCGGTCCTGTTTTACAGAATGATTTGACTGTTTTAATTCTTAAATGGCGATTTTATCGTTTTGTGCTAAACGGAGATATACAGAAGATGTATAGACAAATCCTGGTCAATCCTTCTCATATCCCTTTCCAACGGATTCTGTTCCGTACAAGCCAAAACGATCCCATCCAAGAATTCGAGTTGAAGACCGTTACATTTGGACTAAATTGTGCCCCCTATTTAGCCATTCGTACCATGATTCAATTGGCGAATGATGTTCAGGAAAGGTACCCTTTGGCAAGTCGAATCTTAAGGGAGTGTATGTATGTTGATGATGCTTTATTAGGGGCACATTCTATTGAAACGGCAATTGACGCCAGGGATGAACTTATCCAAGCTCTTCattcggcaggattcgaaatGAGAAAATGGATTTCTAATTCTAAAACCATCCTTGATGGATTGCCCTCGGATTATCTTTTAAGAACAGACTTTTTGGAATTCGAGGATCGTAGTTCTGCCAAGACTTTAGGAATACACTGGAACGCGCATTCAGATGAGTTTTTCTTTTCCACAACACAATTTCCATCTGATTGTTCCTACTCGAAAAGAGAAGTCCTTTCCCAGATAGCCAAATTATTCGATCCAGCCGGCTGGCTATCGCCTATCATTATAGTCGCAAAGATCATAATGCAAAGAATATGGATGGATCATATCGAATGGGATGAAGTCATTTCACCTGAACCTCTCTCTATGTGGAAGTCTTTTCAGGCCAATTATTCCAATATTGATAATATGAGAATTCCAAGATGGTTTGGTTATGCTCCTGAAGGCATCATCGAATTTCATGGGTTTTCTGATGCCTCAGAAAAGGCCTATGCTGCAGCCATTTATATCCGTGTGCTTTATCCGAATTCTGTTATAACCCATTTGATTAGTTCCAAAACCAAAGTGGCTCCACTAAAGACTTTGTCGATTCCTAGATTAGAGCTTTGTGGAGCCACACTGTTAGCGGAAATGGTGGACAATTTACTTCCTCAATTTGACATTCAAGACTACTCCTTATTTTGTTGGACTGATTCAACTATAGTCTTGTCGTGGCTTGCGAAACCACCCTGTTGTTGGAATACATTTGTGGCAAATAGGGTTTCCAGAATAACTCAAGTAGTAGATCCCTCAAAATGGTCTCATGTGGAGTCTGAACACAATCCTGCGGATTTAGCGAGTCGAGGTACCTATCCAAGCGAGTTAATAAATAGTAAACTATGGTGGAACGGACCAACTTGGTTATCTAAAGATTCAAAACATTGGCCGAAAAACACTACTAAAGAAATCGAGGAAACTGATCTGGAGAAAAAACCAATAAAGGTCCATTTCACTTATTTCCAAAACTTCGATGATGTGCTTGAGCGATTTTCCTCGTTTTCCAGAGCACTAAGAGTTATTGCGTACGTCTATCGTTTTTATTTCAACACGCACCCCAAATTTCGATCTAACTACCATCGATCCGATAACAAAATCACAAATTCCGAAATCCTTTTTGTCCGAAAACAACTTATATCCATTTACCAAAAGGCGTTTTATCCAAATGAGTACATGGTGCTTAGTTCCAAAAAGACCATTCCATCAACGAGTCCACTTTTATCCCTAAATCCATTTGTTGATGCTGAAGGAATTATGCGTGTATGCGGAAGATTAGAATTATCTCCAATGTTATCCTACAACGAGAGACATCCAATTCTTCTTCCCTACAACTGTCAATATTCCCGCCTTCTAATCCAATTTATTCACcaaatcagtctacatggcGGAAACCAACTTGTACTTCGTTTGGTGCGAACTCAATACTGGATTCCTAAAGTACAAAACCTAATAAAAACTACAATTCATCGTTGCAAAACTTGTATAATTTACAAGAAgaaatttcaacaacaaatgATGGCAGCATTGCCTCCTGAACGTTGTGAGATTTCCCGACCTTTTACTCATACAGGACTGGATTTTTCAGGTCCGTTCGAGATGAAAAGCTATGCAGGCAGATGCTGTCGTATTTCCAAAGCATACGTGTGTGTGTTCGTTTGTTTTTCCACTAAGGCGATACATTTAGAAACGACATCAGACTTGTCCACTTCCTCTTTCCTTGCAGCATTTAGTCGTTTTATCTCCAGACGGGGCTGCCCTCTACACTTACATTCAGATAATGGAACTACGTTTGTGGGAGCATCCCGAATAATGGCAAAAGAATTCATTCAAACGTCACATAAGGCAATAACTTCCAACTATGCCcatcaaaatttgacatggcaCTTCATTCCGCCCGGAGCCCCCCATATGGGAGGATTATGGGAGGCTGGGGTCAAAAGTTTTAAGCAGCATTTTAAGAAAACTATAGGTCTTCAAAAATTCACATTCGAAGAATTCCAAACACTGCTATCCAAAATTGAAGCATGCCTTAATTCCAGGCCAATTTCTCCAAGTTCACAAAATCCAACAGATCTAGCAGCTTTGACACCAGGACATTTCTTAATTGGATCCCCGATCTTAGCTCCCTTGGAACCAGAAATAAGCCAAACACGCATTTCTATCCAAAACCGTTGGCAAAGACTGAAgacttttcatcaaattttctgtgTGCGATGGAAAAACGAGTATCTGAAGGAGTTGCAAAAACGCCATAAATGGAAGAAACCCACAGAAGATCTAAAAGAACAAATGCTGGTTGTTATTAAGGAGGAGAACTTACCTCCTAATAGTTGGCGACTTGGTAGAATCACCAAGGTCCACCGTGGTGACGATAAACGCGTTAGAGTTGCTGATATCCTTACCCAAAAGGGTACTATAACAAGACCAATCACGAAATTAGTCGTGATTTCAGATGAAATTTCCTAA